In the genome of Variibacter gotjawalensis, one region contains:
- the mdlC gene encoding benzoylformate decarboxylase codes for MEKPSGKVTVREATIDLLRRLDMTTVFGNPGSTELPFLSNWPNDFRYVLGLQEASVVAMADGYARATGRAAFCNLHSAAGVGHALGSVFTAFRNQAPLVISAGQQARSLLPLQPFLGATEAANFPKPYVKWSCEPARAEDVPAALAQAYYIAMQRPRGPTFVSVPMDDWDRETLQTVPRTVSQDSAPDPMLIDKLAATLQKAKRPVIVIGPEIDDEGAADQAVTLAEALGAPVWVSPFSSRASFPELHPNFAGFLPAAPQAISATLSEYDVVVVLGAPVFTFHVVGDCPLFRGDVSLFQITGDGAAAAASPIGTGIVGSVRLSLAALLQQLPVGKRNTTLTPRPRDIPLARDPIPAAYLLHAIAKSMPADTILVEEAPSHRPLMHRYLPIATPGNFFTMASGGLGYGLPAAVGVALARPGRRVVCLIGDGSLMYSIQALWTAAQLKLPVSVIVINNSGYGAMRSFMQTLNVQSTPGIDLPGIDPARIAEGFECSAARVTEAAGLEKALAEALSQNGPSLLDVIVDPDVPKLY; via the coding sequence ATGGAAAAGCCGTCCGGCAAGGTCACGGTGCGCGAAGCGACGATCGATTTGCTGCGTCGTCTCGATATGACGACAGTTTTCGGCAATCCAGGCTCGACCGAATTGCCGTTCTTGAGCAACTGGCCGAACGATTTCCGCTACGTACTTGGCCTGCAGGAAGCCTCCGTGGTCGCGATGGCGGACGGCTACGCACGTGCCACCGGTCGTGCTGCCTTTTGCAATCTACATTCGGCGGCCGGCGTCGGGCATGCGCTCGGCAGCGTCTTCACGGCGTTCCGCAATCAAGCGCCGCTTGTCATCTCCGCGGGGCAGCAAGCGCGCAGCTTGCTGCCGCTGCAGCCGTTCCTCGGCGCCACCGAGGCGGCGAACTTCCCCAAGCCCTATGTCAAGTGGAGCTGCGAGCCGGCGCGCGCCGAAGACGTGCCCGCCGCTTTGGCGCAGGCTTATTACATCGCGATGCAGCGGCCGCGCGGACCGACCTTCGTCTCCGTTCCCATGGACGATTGGGACCGCGAAACGCTTCAAACAGTGCCACGCACGGTGAGCCAAGATTCGGCACCTGATCCAATGCTCATCGACAAGCTCGCCGCGACACTTCAGAAGGCGAAGCGTCCCGTGATCGTGATCGGGCCTGAAATCGACGACGAGGGCGCCGCGGACCAAGCCGTGACCCTCGCGGAAGCCCTTGGTGCGCCCGTTTGGGTCAGCCCGTTCTCAAGCCGCGCGAGCTTTCCCGAACTGCACCCGAACTTCGCGGGCTTCCTGCCGGCCGCACCCCAAGCGATCTCGGCAACATTGTCGGAATACGACGTGGTTGTTGTTCTCGGCGCGCCGGTCTTCACATTTCATGTCGTGGGCGATTGTCCGCTTTTTCGCGGCGACGTATCGCTGTTCCAGATCACTGGTGACGGCGCAGCAGCTGCGGCTTCGCCGATCGGCACCGGCATCGTTGGCAGCGTGCGGCTTTCGCTGGCGGCGCTCTTGCAGCAGCTCCCTGTCGGCAAACGCAACACGACGCTCACGCCGCGACCGCGTGACATCCCGCTCGCGCGCGATCCTATCCCGGCCGCGTATCTGCTGCATGCGATCGCCAAGTCGATGCCGGCCGATACGATATTGGTCGAAGAAGCGCCGTCGCATCGGCCACTGATGCATCGCTATTTGCCGATCGCCACACCCGGAAACTTCTTCACAATGGCCAGCGGCGGTCTCGGCTACGGCCTGCCGGCCGCGGTCGGCGTTGCGCTCGCTCGCCCGGGGCGACGCGTTGTCTGTCTTATCGGCGACGGATCGCTGATGTATTCGATCCAAGCCTTGTGGACGGCTGCTCAGCTGAAGTTGCCGGTATCCGTCATCGTCATCAACAACAGCGGCTATGGCGCAATGCGATCCTTCATGCAGACGCTGAACGTTCAGAGCACGCCCGGCATCGACCTGCCGGGCATCGACCCAGCGCGCATTGCCGAGGGCTTTGAGTGTTCGGCGGCGCGGGTGACGGAAGCCGCAGGGCTCGAGAAGGCGCTCGCAGAAGCGCTGAGCCAAAACGGACCAAGCTTGCTCGATGTGATCGTCGACCCCGACGTACCGAAATTGTATTGA
- a CDS encoding LysR family transcriptional regulator, which produces MEIEELRTFVEVADAGGVSPAAQRLGVAKSIVSRRLLRLEAELGVQLLARSTRGTALTEAGAIFRDYAARVCTEVDAAKEMISPAGELRGRLRIAAPLSFGPTHFAPIIAEMAQRHPELHIQTCYTDRFVDLIAEGYDCAIRVGYLPDSTLIARRVGPIYGKFVASPGYVKAHGSPETPEELVTHQALMQGTEAWQLTDGDKILTVRPQGRFKADNGTALLAAAVAGLGIAYLPDGLTDDHIASGTLVPVMLRHQPPPAGAYVVRPPGQHPSRKIKALTELLIESCERDPRTAQIV; this is translated from the coding sequence TTGGAAATCGAAGAGCTGCGGACGTTTGTGGAGGTGGCGGATGCCGGCGGTGTTTCGCCTGCCGCGCAGAGGCTCGGCGTCGCCAAGTCAATCGTCAGCCGCAGACTTTTGCGGCTTGAGGCAGAACTCGGCGTGCAACTTCTTGCGCGATCGACACGCGGAACGGCTTTGACGGAGGCTGGAGCGATCTTTCGCGACTATGCGGCGCGTGTTTGCACGGAGGTCGATGCCGCCAAAGAGATGATCTCTCCCGCCGGCGAACTCCGGGGCCGCCTGCGAATAGCGGCCCCGCTCTCATTCGGCCCGACTCACTTTGCGCCCATCATCGCCGAAATGGCGCAGCGTCATCCTGAGCTGCATATCCAAACTTGCTACACGGATCGCTTTGTCGATCTTATCGCGGAAGGCTACGACTGTGCGATACGCGTCGGCTATCTTCCCGATTCCACTTTGATCGCGAGACGCGTTGGTCCGATCTACGGGAAGTTTGTCGCTAGCCCTGGCTACGTCAAAGCGCACGGGTCGCCGGAAACTCCCGAAGAGCTTGTCACGCATCAGGCTCTCATGCAGGGCACCGAGGCCTGGCAACTCACCGACGGCGATAAGATTTTGACTGTCCGCCCGCAGGGACGTTTCAAGGCTGACAACGGCACCGCGCTCCTTGCGGCAGCGGTAGCAGGCCTCGGCATCGCTTATCTTCCCGATGGCCTCACAGATGACCACATTGCCTCCGGCACTCTTGTCCCTGTCATGCTGCGCCACCAGCCTCCACCGGCCGGCGCATACGTCGTCCGCCCACCAGGTCAGCATCCCTCGCGAAAAATAAAAGCCCTGACAGAACTGTTGATCGAGTCTTGCGAGCGAGATCCTCGCACCGCGCAAATTGTCTGA
- a CDS encoding NADH:flavin oxidoreductase/NADH oxidase yields the protein MNDGSRNEMETARPLLFEPLDLRGLTLKNRLVVPPMVHYRCGPSHTCGDFHLVHLGRYALGGFGLVFVEATGVEEVGLINENDLGLWNDAQAESFKPLVAFMKRQNTAIGIQIAHGGRKASTQSAMQGMGPLTEENLRAGSKMWQPVGPTAEPVANGWLTPHQLTTDECKAMVGKWAGAARRAVQAGFDTIEIHAAHGYLLASFLSPVSNTRNDEYGGDSTGRMRLPLQIAEAVRAEMPSTMPLFVRVSSVDGAADGWNMDDTVAFARELKARGVDVIDCSSGGISGAATAAQVTRSLGFQVPFAERVRKEVDIRTMAVGIILEAQQAEAILQDGKADLIAVGRQSQFNPNIAHHWAHDLGINTRFEDWSPEYGWWLEKRIRTLEGFATATGVVMRR from the coding sequence ATGAATGACGGTTCCCGTAACGAGATGGAAACCGCGCGACCACTTCTGTTCGAGCCGCTCGATCTACGCGGGCTCACATTGAAAAACCGCCTCGTCGTACCGCCGATGGTGCACTATCGCTGCGGGCCCAGCCACACCTGTGGCGACTTCCATCTTGTTCATCTCGGACGATATGCACTCGGCGGTTTCGGGCTAGTCTTCGTCGAGGCCACCGGGGTCGAAGAGGTCGGCCTTATCAACGAGAACGATCTCGGCCTCTGGAACGATGCGCAGGCCGAAAGCTTCAAACCGCTCGTTGCCTTTATGAAACGTCAGAACACCGCGATCGGAATCCAGATCGCGCACGGCGGCCGCAAGGCGTCGACGCAAAGCGCGATGCAGGGCATGGGGCCTCTGACGGAAGAAAATCTGAGAGCTGGATCGAAGATGTGGCAGCCGGTCGGGCCAACAGCCGAACCGGTCGCGAACGGCTGGCTGACGCCGCATCAGCTGACGACGGACGAATGTAAAGCCATGGTCGGCAAATGGGCCGGTGCGGCGCGACGCGCCGTGCAGGCCGGGTTCGACACGATCGAAATCCATGCGGCGCACGGCTATCTGCTGGCATCATTCCTTTCACCGGTGTCGAACACGCGCAATGACGAATATGGCGGTGATAGTACCGGCCGTATGCGACTTCCATTGCAGATCGCTGAAGCGGTGCGCGCCGAGATGCCGAGCACGATGCCGCTCTTCGTGCGTGTATCGTCGGTGGACGGTGCGGCTGATGGCTGGAACATGGATGACACGGTTGCCTTTGCGCGCGAATTGAAAGCGCGTGGCGTTGACGTCATCGACTGTTCGTCGGGCGGTATCAGTGGCGCCGCGACGGCCGCGCAAGTGACGCGCAGCCTCGGCTTCCAAGTTCCCTTCGCCGAGCGCGTGCGCAAGGAAGTCGACATTCGCACGATGGCTGTCGGCATCATCCTCGAGGCTCAGCAAGCCGAGGCGATTTTGCAAGACGGCAAAGCCGACTTGATTGCCGTCGGCAGGCAGTCGCAATTCAATCCAAACATCGCGCACCATTGGGCGCACGATCTCGGCATCAACACGCGCTTCGAAGATTGGTCCCCCGAATACGGCTGGTGGCTCGAGAAGCGCATTAGAACGCTCGAAGGGTTTGCGACCGCGACCGGCGTCGTTATGCGCCGATAG
- a CDS encoding MarR family winged helix-turn-helix transcriptional regulator — MPKAKPTRKAATTLDLERYVPALITFIANKLSRTATQTYQTRFGVNVTEWRIIALLAIEPAISASRICSVIGYDRGPVSRTLASMEKRGLVSIESDPNDARSHRISLTERGQDMHDRIIVVALQREARLLGCLSASERQTLIGLLARVHGNLDAVSD, encoded by the coding sequence ATGCCTAAAGCCAAACCCACGCGAAAAGCAGCGACGACGCTGGACCTCGAGCGCTACGTTCCGGCGCTGATCACGTTCATTGCGAACAAGCTTTCTCGCACTGCGACGCAGACCTATCAGACGCGCTTCGGTGTCAACGTCACGGAATGGCGTATCATCGCTCTCCTCGCGATCGAGCCGGCGATCTCGGCATCGCGCATCTGCTCCGTTATCGGCTACGACCGCGGTCCGGTCAGCCGCACCCTCGCGAGCATGGAAAAGCGCGGGCTGGTTTCGATCGAGAGCGATCCGAACGATGCGCGCAGCCATCGCATCTCGCTGACCGAGCGTGGACAAGACATGCACGACCGCATCATCGTCGTAGCCCTCCAACGCGAAGCGCGGCTTCTCGGCTGCCTCTCGGCTTCCGAACGCCAGACGCTGATTGGATTGCTCGCGCGAGTTCACGGCAATCTCGACGCTGTCAGCGACTAA
- a CDS encoding cytochrome P450 — protein MTITHYEAEKTSTPKTVTVDPSVPRVEIDPFSIAYFADPHPAQEQLREAGPVIWIEQWQCYAVARYAEVHAVLHDPLTFCSSRGVGLSDFAKEKPWRPQSIILEADPPAHTRTRAVLSRVLSPAVMKTLRDRFTAAAEAKVDELLSRGRFDAIADFAEAYPLSVFPDALGLKPDGREHLLPYASLVFNAFGPPNELRQTAIERSAPHRAYVEAQCQRENLAPGGFGACIHAQADEGKIAHDEAPLLVRSLLSAGLDTTVNGLGAAIYCLARYPEQFDRLRADVSLARNAFEEAVRYESPVQTFFRTTTRDVELSGITIPEGQKVLMFLGAANRDPRRWENADSYDVTRRTSGHVGFGSGIHMCVGQLVARLEGEVVLSTLARKVKNIAISGPIERRFNNTLRGLERLPVTFTAT, from the coding sequence ATGACGATCACGCACTATGAGGCAGAGAAAACCAGCACACCCAAGACGGTGACTGTCGACCCGTCAGTTCCTCGCGTCGAAATCGACCCGTTTTCGATTGCGTATTTCGCCGATCCGCATCCGGCGCAGGAGCAGCTTCGCGAAGCCGGCCCGGTCATCTGGATCGAGCAATGGCAGTGCTACGCCGTCGCGCGGTACGCCGAGGTCCATGCGGTTTTGCACGATCCGCTGACCTTCTGCTCCAGTCGTGGTGTCGGACTTTCGGATTTCGCAAAAGAGAAGCCCTGGCGTCCGCAGAGCATTATTCTCGAGGCCGATCCGCCGGCGCATACCCGAACGCGCGCCGTGCTCAGCCGCGTGCTGTCGCCCGCCGTGATGAAGACGTTGCGCGATCGCTTTACGGCCGCCGCAGAAGCGAAGGTCGACGAGCTTCTTTCGCGCGGTCGCTTCGACGCAATCGCAGATTTCGCCGAGGCGTATCCGCTATCGGTGTTCCCCGACGCGCTAGGTCTGAAGCCGGACGGCCGCGAGCATCTGCTGCCGTACGCCAGCCTCGTATTCAATGCCTTCGGGCCGCCGAATGAACTTCGGCAAACCGCGATCGAGCGTTCGGCGCCGCATCGCGCTTACGTCGAGGCGCAGTGCCAGCGCGAGAACTTGGCGCCCGGCGGGTTCGGTGCGTGCATCCATGCTCAGGCTGACGAAGGCAAGATCGCACACGACGAAGCACCGTTGCTGGTTCGATCGCTGCTCAGCGCGGGGCTTGATACCACCGTGAATGGCCTCGGCGCGGCAATCTATTGTCTCGCCCGCTACCCCGAGCAGTTCGATCGACTGCGTGCCGATGTCTCGCTTGCGCGCAATGCGTTCGAAGAAGCTGTGCGCTACGAAAGCCCTGTGCAGACATTCTTTCGCACCACCACGCGCGATGTCGAATTGTCCGGCATAACCATTCCGGAAGGCCAGAAAGTGCTGATGTTCCTGGGCGCCGCCAATCGCGATCCGCGCCGGTGGGAAAACGCGGACAGCTACGATGTTACGCGCCGCACGAGCGGCCACGTCGGTTTCGGCTCCGGCATCCACATGTGCGTCGGCCAGCTGGTGGCGCGGCTTGAAGGCGAGGTCGTGCTTTCGACGCTGGCGCGCAAAGTCAAAAACATCGCAATCAGCGGTCCGATCGAGCGTCGCTTCAACAACACGCTACGCGGTCTCGAGCGCCTTCCTGTCACGTTCACCGCGACTTGA
- a CDS encoding 2Fe-2S iron-sulfur cluster-binding protein produces the protein MTQINIITPDGQQTSIDASANESVMQAASRQGIEGIVAECGGNAMCATCHIYVAEDWLDRLPAMSDDEDALLDGAAAERRANSRLSCQIPVTDEIDGLTIRVPDRQV, from the coding sequence ATGACGCAGATCAATATCATCACGCCGGACGGGCAGCAGACATCGATCGACGCGAGCGCGAACGAAAGCGTGATGCAGGCGGCATCGCGTCAAGGCATCGAAGGCATCGTTGCGGAATGCGGTGGCAATGCGATGTGCGCGACGTGCCACATCTATGTTGCCGAAGACTGGTTGGATCGCTTGCCGGCGATGAGCGACGACGAGGATGCGTTGCTCGACGGCGCCGCAGCCGAGCGTCGTGCCAATAGCCGATTGTCCTGCCAAATTCCCGTCACCGACGAAATCGACGGACTTACAATCCGTGTGCCGGACCGGCAAGTGTGA
- a CDS encoding ABC transporter substrate-binding protein: protein MLSLAAVPVQAEISDGIVRVGVLNDISGVFQDTNGMGSVEAARMAAEDFNGGGKGIKVEIIYADHQNKPDVGTAIVRKWLDVDKVDAVVDVPNSSVGLGINEILRNSRMTFLASSTATAELTGKSCSPNTIQWVNDTWATGNTTAAATMKRGGNDWYFITVNYALGHGIEAEATNYIMKNGGKVLGSTRHPLGTSDLASLLVQAQQSKAKVIGLANAGADTINAVKQASEFGIKESGQSLVAFLIFINDVHAMGLQAGQGVLLTEAFYWDMDDETRAFAKRFAARPGMNGKMPSGNQAGVYASTLAYLNAVAATATDDARQVVPQMKKFKGKDKLFGDLAIREDGRVIHPIHLFEIKKPSESKYPYDYYKLISTVPMDQAFRPLADGGCPMIK from the coding sequence ATGCTGAGCCTTGCGGCCGTGCCGGTTCAAGCCGAAATTTCCGACGGCATCGTCCGCGTCGGCGTGCTCAACGATATCTCGGGCGTCTTCCAAGATACCAACGGCATGGGCTCCGTCGAAGCCGCGCGCATGGCGGCGGAGGATTTCAACGGTGGCGGCAAGGGGATCAAGGTCGAGATCATCTACGCGGATCATCAGAACAAGCCGGACGTCGGAACCGCAATCGTCCGCAAGTGGCTCGACGTCGATAAGGTCGACGCCGTCGTCGACGTTCCGAACTCTTCGGTCGGTCTCGGCATCAACGAGATCCTGCGAAACTCGCGCATGACCTTCCTCGCATCGTCGACCGCGACAGCGGAGCTGACCGGGAAGTCGTGCTCGCCCAACACGATCCAGTGGGTGAACGACACGTGGGCGACCGGCAACACGACGGCCGCCGCGACGATGAAGCGGGGCGGCAACGACTGGTACTTCATCACGGTGAACTATGCGCTCGGGCATGGGATCGAGGCCGAAGCAACAAACTACATCATGAAGAACGGCGGCAAAGTGCTCGGCTCGACCCGCCATCCGCTCGGAACGTCGGACCTTGCGTCACTGCTGGTGCAAGCTCAGCAGTCGAAAGCGAAAGTCATCGGCCTCGCCAATGCGGGCGCGGACACGATCAACGCAGTTAAGCAGGCCAGCGAATTCGGCATCAAAGAGAGTGGGCAATCGCTGGTCGCGTTTTTGATCTTCATCAACGACGTTCACGCAATGGGCCTCCAGGCCGGCCAAGGCGTGCTTCTGACCGAAGCCTTCTATTGGGATATGGACGACGAGACGCGCGCGTTTGCGAAACGCTTCGCCGCTCGCCCGGGCATGAATGGAAAAATGCCGAGCGGCAATCAGGCCGGGGTCTACGCCTCGACGCTCGCCTACTTGAACGCCGTCGCGGCGACGGCAACGGACGATGCCCGTCAGGTGGTCCCGCAGATGAAGAAATTCAAAGGCAAGGACAAGCTGTTTGGCGATCTCGCGATCCGCGAAGACGGACGCGTGATCCATCCGATCCATCTTTTCGAGATCAAGAAGCCGTCGGAGTCGAAGTACCCGTATGATTACTACAAGCTGATTTCGACAGTCCCGATGGACCAGGCGTTTCGTCCGCTCGCGGATGGCGGCTGCCCGATGATCAAGTAA
- a CDS encoding ABC transporter ATP-binding protein, producing MSTVEVRDVSIRFPGKAGKKLLALDRISLDVREGEFISLIGHSGCGKSTLLNLIAGLLKPTSGSIVCAGAPVKGPGPDRAMVFQSHALLPWMTCFQNIELAVKQVFKRSSRAEITERADAALNMVHLAHAGQNYPYEISGGMKQRVGIARALATEPRVLLMDEPFGALDALTRSSLQDELVRIVEATKSTVVMVTHDIDEAILLSDRVVMMTRGPAAHIGEIVDIELARPRDRIGLATDRKYVAYRKELLEFLYAKQDRILDRAQLSAVSV from the coding sequence ATGTCGACAGTCGAAGTCCGCGATGTCTCGATCCGCTTTCCGGGCAAGGCCGGGAAGAAGCTTCTCGCACTTGACCGTATTTCTCTCGATGTTCGCGAAGGAGAGTTTATCAGCCTGATCGGTCATTCGGGATGCGGCAAGAGTACGTTACTGAATCTGATTGCCGGGCTGCTTAAGCCTACGTCCGGATCGATCGTATGTGCAGGAGCACCTGTGAAAGGCCCGGGGCCGGATCGCGCGATGGTGTTTCAAAGCCACGCGTTGCTGCCGTGGATGACGTGCTTCCAGAATATCGAGCTCGCCGTGAAGCAAGTTTTCAAACGGTCGTCGCGTGCCGAAATTACGGAGCGGGCCGATGCCGCACTCAACATGGTGCACCTAGCCCATGCAGGGCAAAACTACCCTTACGAGATTTCCGGCGGCATGAAGCAACGCGTCGGCATCGCGCGCGCGTTAGCAACCGAACCTAGAGTGTTGCTGATGGACGAGCCGTTCGGTGCTCTCGACGCGCTGACACGCTCCAGTCTGCAAGATGAACTTGTTCGTATTGTCGAAGCAACAAAGTCGACCGTCGTGATGGTGACCCACGATATCGACGAAGCGATCCTGTTGAGCGATCGCGTCGTAATGATGACGCGCGGGCCGGCGGCGCATATCGGGGAGATCGTCGATATCGAGCTCGCGAGACCGCGAGACCGCATCGGCCTCGCGACAGATCGGAAATACGTGGCGTACCGCAAGGAGTTGTTGGAGTTCCTTTACGCCAAGCAAGATCGCATTCTCGATAGGGCGCAACTGAGTGCCGTATCGGTGTAG
- a CDS encoding ABC transporter permease, translating to MRRVFFQPWVASILIALVSIAAWQFFTAGPSAIATNIDPEYARLAGQSAAPTAGGAIPTPVAVARRGWELLVNAFDRSNPNNYGIAWHLLYSLGRVLLGYTLAVLVAVPLGFALGLWPALYQALNPFIQILRPVSPLAWMPLALYAFRDSTVSTIFIIFICAVWPMLINTAVGAGSVRSEWLNVSRVFGVGTLEHVTRVVFPASVPMIMTGMRISIGIAWFVIVAAEMVGAQSGVGYFIWSEWNNLQISSMIVAIVLIGTIGLALDAGLAWLSRRLSFRE from the coding sequence ATGCGCCGTGTCTTTTTCCAGCCTTGGGTTGCGTCAATCCTGATAGCCCTTGTTTCTATCGCGGCTTGGCAGTTTTTCACGGCGGGCCCGAGTGCGATAGCGACCAACATCGATCCCGAATACGCGCGGCTCGCAGGGCAGAGTGCGGCGCCGACTGCCGGCGGCGCGATTCCCACGCCGGTCGCCGTGGCGCGGCGCGGGTGGGAGCTTCTCGTCAATGCGTTCGATCGCTCGAACCCCAACAATTACGGAATTGCCTGGCATCTGCTCTATTCGTTGGGGCGCGTTCTTCTCGGCTATACGCTCGCCGTTCTCGTCGCGGTGCCGCTTGGATTCGCTCTCGGGCTATGGCCCGCGCTCTATCAAGCGCTCAATCCATTCATCCAAATTCTCCGGCCGGTCTCACCGCTCGCATGGATGCCGCTCGCGCTCTATGCGTTTCGTGACAGCACGGTGTCGACGATCTTCATCATCTTTATCTGCGCGGTCTGGCCGATGCTGATCAACACTGCGGTCGGCGCTGGCTCCGTGCGCTCGGAGTGGCTGAATGTCTCGCGCGTGTTCGGAGTGGGTACGCTCGAGCACGTGACTCGCGTCGTGTTTCCCGCGAGCGTGCCTATGATCATGACGGGGATGCGCATCTCAATCGGCATCGCTTGGTTTGTCATCGTTGCGGCCGAGATGGTCGGGGCGCAAAGCGGCGTCGGTTACTTCATCTGGAGTGAATGGAACAATCTGCAGATCTCCAGCATGATCGTGGCGATCGTTCTGATCGGGACAATCGGTCTTGCTCTCGACGCGGGTTTGGCTTGGCTTAGCCGGCGTCTGAGTTTTCGGGAGTAG
- a CDS encoding CmpA/NrtA family ABC transporter substrate-binding protein yields MSTRAHTHYFTKGRCECGIIHQATGSASDCIADGIDDGLIHGLFPDPILRRQLLRSVGAATLLGALGSILPIGDLKAIAQEKKPLEKTKLNVGFLPITCAAPLIYGEQLGAYAKEGLEVSLQKIAGIALIRDKMLNGELDVSQQVMPVALTMTAGLGGNQQSIKVLTILNQNGNSLVLANKHKNNRDPKNWRGFVFAVPFDQSHQTMQLRNYIAAAGLDPDKDIQYRVVPPTEYVSSLRVGSIDGFFGGEPGGQRAVYEGAGFIHLISKEIWDGHPCCSVTAPESWIKQNPNTFMAFYRAIIAASLHVSEPTNRAAMPKVLAQPQYLNAPEVVLEQVIVGRYADGLGAVKNEPRRVDYQPFPHYSAAVWLMVQLRRWNMLKEDVDYKKLAEQVMLATDAAKIMREQGASAPSIEFGTETILGQPFNSAAPEEYLKAIKKT; encoded by the coding sequence ATGTCTACGCGCGCACATACGCACTATTTCACCAAAGGCCGCTGCGAATGTGGCATCATTCACCAGGCAACAGGTTCCGCCTCGGACTGTATCGCGGACGGAATCGACGATGGTTTGATCCACGGGCTGTTCCCCGATCCCATACTCCGCCGCCAATTGCTACGCTCGGTCGGCGCTGCAACCCTGCTTGGCGCTCTCGGCTCAATTCTGCCGATCGGCGATCTCAAGGCCATCGCGCAAGAGAAGAAGCCACTCGAGAAAACGAAGCTCAACGTCGGCTTCCTACCGATTACCTGCGCGGCTCCGCTGATCTACGGTGAACAGCTCGGCGCATATGCGAAAGAAGGTCTTGAAGTCTCTCTGCAGAAGATCGCCGGCATCGCACTCATTCGCGACAAGATGCTCAACGGCGAGCTCGATGTCTCGCAGCAGGTGATGCCGGTTGCACTGACCATGACGGCCGGTCTCGGCGGAAATCAGCAATCGATCAAAGTTCTGACGATCCTCAATCAGAATGGCAATTCGCTCGTCTTGGCCAACAAGCATAAGAACAACCGCGATCCGAAAAATTGGCGCGGATTTGTGTTTGCGGTGCCTTTCGACCAAAGTCACCAGACGATGCAGCTGCGCAATTATATTGCGGCTGCCGGGCTCGATCCCGACAAAGATATTCAGTACCGCGTCGTCCCGCCGACCGAATATGTCTCAAGCCTTCGCGTCGGCAGCATCGACGGCTTTTTCGGCGGTGAGCCGGGCGGTCAGCGCGCGGTCTATGAGGGCGCAGGCTTCATTCATTTGATCTCGAAAGAGATCTGGGATGGCCATCCATGCTGTTCGGTGACTGCGCCCGAAAGCTGGATCAAACAGAACCCGAACACGTTCATGGCATTTTATCGCGCGATCATTGCCGCGAGCCTGCATGTCTCGGAGCCGACGAATCGCGCCGCCATGCCGAAGGTTCTCGCGCAACCACAATATCTCAACGCGCCGGAAGTCGTTCTCGAGCAGGTGATCGTCGGCCGATATGCCGACGGACTTGGCGCCGTGAAGAACGAACCGCGGCGCGTCGATTATCAGCCGTTCCCGCATTACTCGGCGGCCGTCTGGCTGATGGTTCAGCTACGCCGCTGGAACATGCTGAAGGAAGACGTCGACTACAAGAAGTTGGCCGAGCAGGTGATGCTGGCCACCGACGCAGCCAAGATCATGCGCGAGCAAGGCGCTTCTGCACCTTCCATCGAATTCGGGACGGAGACGATCCTCGGTCAGCCGTTCAATTCCGCAGCGCCGGAGGAATACCTCAAGGCGATCAAGAAAACTTAG